The Streptomyces kanamyceticus genome window below encodes:
- a CDS encoding acyl-CoA synthetase, with the protein MSTPPNGFWAQAAAAPERTVLVAPDGTPWTAGRLHGAVNQLVHGLRAAGLERGDAFAVVLPNGVEFLTAYLAASQAGFYLVPVNHHLVGPEIAWIVADSGAKVLIAHERFADAATAAADEAGLPATHRHGVGDVPGFRPYAELLDGRPASAPADRTLGWVMNYTSGTTGRPRGIRRPLSGKLPEETYLGGFLGIFGIKPFDGNVHLVCSPLYHTAVLQFAGAALHIGHPLILMDKWTPEDMLRLIDTHACTHTHMVPTQFHRLLALPDATRAAYDVSSMRHAIHGAAPCPDHVKRAMIEWWGSCVEEYYAASEGGGAFATAEDWLKKPGTVGKAWPISELAVFDDDGNQLPPGELGTVYMKMNTGGFSYHKDESKTKKNRIGDFFTVGDLGILDEEGYLFLRDRKIDMIISGGVNIYPAEIESALLTHPAVADAAAFGIPHDDWGEEVKAVVEVAEGREPGDALATEILAHCERQLAGYKRPKTVDFIETMPRDPNGKLYKRRLREPYWEGRERAL; encoded by the coding sequence ATGAGCACACCCCCCAACGGCTTCTGGGCCCAGGCCGCCGCCGCCCCGGAACGCACCGTCCTGGTGGCGCCGGACGGCACGCCATGGACGGCGGGCCGTCTGCACGGCGCCGTCAACCAACTGGTGCACGGGCTGCGCGCCGCGGGCCTCGAGCGCGGCGACGCGTTCGCCGTGGTGCTGCCCAACGGCGTCGAGTTCCTCACCGCGTATCTCGCCGCTTCCCAGGCCGGGTTCTACCTCGTACCGGTCAACCACCATCTGGTCGGGCCCGAGATCGCCTGGATCGTCGCCGACTCCGGTGCCAAGGTCCTGATCGCGCACGAGCGGTTCGCCGACGCGGCGACCGCCGCAGCCGACGAGGCGGGCCTTCCGGCCACCCACCGCCACGGGGTGGGGGACGTCCCGGGATTCCGTCCCTACGCCGAACTCCTGGACGGACGGCCCGCATCCGCCCCCGCCGACCGCACCCTCGGCTGGGTCATGAACTACACCTCGGGCACGACGGGACGCCCGCGCGGCATCCGCCGCCCGCTGTCGGGCAAGCTCCCCGAGGAGACCTACCTCGGCGGCTTCCTCGGGATCTTCGGCATCAAGCCGTTCGACGGCAACGTGCACCTGGTGTGCTCGCCGCTCTACCACACGGCCGTCCTCCAATTCGCGGGCGCCGCCCTGCACATCGGGCATCCGCTGATCCTGATGGACAAGTGGACGCCCGAGGACATGCTGCGCCTCATCGACACCCACGCGTGCACGCACACCCACATGGTGCCGACCCAGTTCCACCGCCTGCTCGCGCTGCCGGACGCGACGAGGGCCGCGTACGACGTGTCCTCGATGCGGCACGCCATCCACGGCGCCGCGCCCTGCCCCGACCACGTGAAGCGGGCGATGATCGAGTGGTGGGGCAGTTGCGTCGAGGAGTACTACGCGGCCAGCGAGGGCGGCGGCGCCTTCGCCACCGCGGAGGACTGGCTGAAGAAGCCGGGGACGGTCGGGAAGGCCTGGCCCATCAGCGAGTTGGCGGTCTTCGACGACGACGGGAACCAGCTGCCGCCCGGCGAGCTCGGCACCGTCTACATGAAGATGAACACGGGCGGATTCTCGTACCACAAGGACGAGTCGAAGACGAAGAAGAATCGCATCGGTGACTTCTTCACCGTCGGCGACCTAGGCATCCTGGACGAGGAGGGCTACCTCTTCCTGCGCGACCGCAAGATCGACATGATCATCTCGGGCGGCGTCAACATCTACCCCGCCGAGATCGAGTCGGCGCTGCTCACCCATCCCGCGGTCGCGGACGCCGCGGCCTTCGGGATCCCGCACGACGACTGGGGCGAGGAGGTCAAGGCCGTCGTCGAGGTCGCCGAGGGGCGCGAGCCCGGTGACGCGCTCGCCACCGAGATCCTCGCCCACTGCGAACGTCAACTCGCGGGGTACAAACGGCCCAAGACCGTCGACTTCATCGAGACGATGCCCCGCGACCCGAACGGCAAGCTGTACAAGCGCCGCCTGCGCGAGCCGTACTGGGAGGGGCGCGAGCGGGCGCTGTGA
- a CDS encoding NAD(P)H-dependent flavin oxidoreductase encodes MQTELSKKLGVEHAVFGFTPFPAVAAAISRAGGFGVLGAVRYTAPDELARDLDWMQEHVDGKPYGLDVVMPAKKVEGVSEADVEAMIPEGHRQFVRDTLAKHGVPELAEGEASGWRITGWMEQVARNQLDVAFDYPIKLLANALGSPPADVIQRAHDHDVLVAALAGSARHARKHAEAGIDVVVAQGYEAGGHTGEIASMVLTPEAVEAVAPLPVLAAGGIGSGQQIAAALALGAQGVWLGSLWLTTTEADLHSPALTRKLLAAGSGDTVRSRALTGKPARQLRTEWTDAWDDPQGPGTLPMPLQGLLVAEAVSRIQKYEVGELLGTPVGQIVGRMNSERSVQAVFDDLTREFERAVDRVNRIAGRGSQS; translated from the coding sequence ATGCAGACGGAGTTGAGCAAGAAACTGGGAGTCGAGCACGCCGTCTTCGGCTTCACGCCCTTCCCGGCGGTGGCCGCCGCCATCAGCAGGGCGGGCGGGTTCGGGGTGCTCGGCGCGGTCCGCTACACGGCACCCGACGAACTGGCCAGGGACCTCGACTGGATGCAGGAGCACGTCGACGGGAAGCCCTACGGACTCGACGTCGTCATGCCGGCCAAGAAGGTCGAGGGCGTGAGCGAGGCCGACGTCGAGGCGATGATCCCCGAGGGGCACCGGCAGTTCGTCAGAGACACCCTCGCCAAACACGGCGTGCCCGAACTCGCCGAGGGCGAGGCGTCCGGCTGGCGCATCACGGGATGGATGGAGCAGGTCGCCCGCAACCAGCTCGACGTCGCGTTCGACTACCCGATCAAACTCCTCGCCAACGCGCTCGGTTCGCCTCCGGCCGACGTGATCCAGCGGGCCCACGACCACGACGTCCTCGTCGCGGCCCTTGCGGGCAGCGCCCGGCACGCGCGCAAGCACGCGGAGGCGGGCATCGACGTCGTCGTCGCGCAGGGGTACGAGGCGGGTGGCCACACCGGCGAGATCGCCTCCATGGTGCTCACGCCCGAGGCCGTCGAGGCCGTCGCGCCGCTGCCGGTGCTCGCCGCGGGAGGCATCGGCAGCGGGCAGCAGATCGCCGCCGCGCTCGCCCTCGGCGCACAGGGCGTCTGGCTCGGCTCGCTGTGGCTCACGACCACCGAGGCCGATCTCCACTCGCCCGCGCTCACCCGGAAGCTGCTCGCGGCGGGCTCCGGCGACACGGTCCGCTCCCGCGCCCTGACCGGCAAGCCCGCACGTCAGTTGCGCACCGAGTGGACCGACGCCTGGGACGACCCGCAGGGCCCGGGGACGCTGCCGATGCCGCTCCAAGGGCTCCTCGTCGCCGAGGCCGTGTCCCGCATCCAGAAGTACGAGGTGGGGGAGCTGCTCGGCACCCCGGTCGGCCAGATCGTCGGCCGGATGAACAGCGAACGCAGCGTACAGGCGGTCTTCGACGACCTGACGCGCGAATTCGAGCGCGCCGTGGACCGCGTCAACCGCATCGCGGGAAGGGGAAGCCAGTCATGA